A genomic stretch from Oleomonas cavernae includes:
- the phnC gene encoding phosphonate ABC transporter ATP-binding protein: MVAAIEVRQLTKTFGAGRKALDAVDLTIEKGEMVALIGASGSGKSTLMRHVAGLVAADRKGTHDGSILVNGRPVQDKGRIGREVRDIRSEIGFVFQQFGLVNRMSVLTNTLAGALGRLPQWRTLFKLFPRADRDLAMAALARVGVADWAYERAGTLSGGQQQRVAIARTLVQKAPVVMADEPIASLDPTASRNVMEILQRINREDGITVVVTLHQVDYAVRYCPRTVALRRGRIVYDGPSAELTPQLLGELYAGDQEAAAALWGTAMQDGADSLEMKLAAGLV; this comes from the coding sequence ATGGTCGCCGCGATCGAGGTGCGTCAACTGACCAAGACCTTCGGCGCCGGCCGCAAGGCCCTGGACGCCGTCGATCTGACCATCGAAAAGGGCGAGATGGTCGCCCTGATCGGCGCCTCGGGCTCGGGCAAGTCGACCTTGATGCGCCACGTCGCGGGCCTCGTCGCCGCCGACCGCAAGGGCACCCATGACGGTTCGATCCTGGTCAACGGCCGGCCGGTGCAGGACAAGGGCCGGATCGGCCGCGAGGTGCGCGACATCCGGTCCGAAATCGGCTTCGTCTTCCAGCAGTTCGGCCTGGTCAACCGCATGAGCGTGCTGACCAACACCCTGGCCGGTGCCCTGGGCCGCCTGCCCCAGTGGCGCACCTTGTTCAAGCTGTTTCCCCGTGCCGATCGCGATCTGGCCATGGCGGCCCTGGCCCGGGTCGGCGTCGCCGACTGGGCCTACGAACGGGCGGGCACGCTTTCCGGCGGCCAGCAGCAGCGCGTGGCGATCGCCCGCACCCTGGTGCAGAAGGCGCCGGTGGTGATGGCCGACGAGCCGATCGCCTCGCTCGATCCCACCGCCTCGCGCAACGTCATGGAAATCCTGCAGCGGATCAACCGCGAGGACGGCATCACCGTCGTCGTCACCCTGCACCAGGTCGACTACGCGGTGCGCTACTGCCCGCGCACGGTCGCCCTGCGCCGCGGCCGCATCGTCTACGACGGCCCCTCGGCCGAGCTGACGCCCCAGTTGCTGGGCGAGCTCTATGCCGGCGATCAGGAAGCCGCCGCCGCCCTGTGGGGCACGGCCATGCAGGATGGTGCCGACAGCCTCGAGATGAAGCTGGCCGCCGGCCTGGTGTAA
- a CDS encoding PhnE/PtxC family ABC transporter permease produces MDRAAHAPCDGCLARDQRDRLRPAVRGRRGLGPFAGALALFVHTTGILAKLFSEAVEAIDHRPVEGIRATGASTLDEIVYGVIPQVMPLWVSYALYRFESNVRSAAVLGIVGAGGIGMSLYEELRSFNYPTAGAIMLIIILGVSLLDILSARLRKLVT; encoded by the coding sequence GTGGATCGTGCAGCCCACGCGCCGTGTGATGGATGCCTTGCGCGCGATCAACGAGATCGTCTTCGCCCTGCTGTTCGTGGTCGCCGTGGGCTTGGGCCGTTCGCCGGTGCGCTGGCCCTGTTCGTCCACACCACCGGCATCCTGGCCAAGCTGTTTTCGGAAGCGGTCGAGGCGATCGACCATCGGCCGGTCGAAGGTATTCGCGCCACCGGCGCCTCCACCCTCGACGAGATCGTCTACGGCGTGATTCCCCAGGTCATGCCGCTGTGGGTCTCCTACGCGCTCTACCGCTTCGAATCCAATGTCCGCTCGGCCGCCGTGCTGGGCATCGTCGGCGCCGGCGGCATCGGCATGTCGCTGTACGAGGAACTGCGTTCCTTCAACTATCCCACGGCCGGCGCGATCATGCTGATCATCATCCTCGGCGTCAGCCTGCTCGACATTCTCTCGGCCCGCCTGCGCAAGCTCGTGACCTGA
- a CDS encoding DMT family transporter, producing the protein MSIEPVAAAPLLTRPHDGSVLNGMLLMCLGVAMFTGMDALAKWQAERYDVLQIVFFRSAFGIVPMLPLLLRGGVRRLLHTRRLGLHLLRGAIGTVSLITFFLAYRYLELADAIVLSFASPLFMTALSVPILGEAVGWRRWTAIGVGFAGVIVMVQPGGDLFTLLALLPIFGAFTYALVGVTIKILSRTEESVTIVFFFSVFAALISGVALPFVWVTPADLSDWLGQIFIGLIGGVAQLAMTQAFRLAPVSAIAPFDYSAVIWATLIGYWVWGDLPSTWTWAGAVLVVGSGLYILQRETSLARKARATA; encoded by the coding sequence ATGTCGATCGAGCCTGTCGCCGCCGCTCCCCTCCTGACCAGGCCCCATGACGGTAGCGTGCTGAACGGCATGCTGCTGATGTGCCTGGGCGTTGCCATGTTCACCGGCATGGACGCTTTGGCCAAATGGCAGGCCGAACGTTACGACGTGCTGCAGATCGTCTTCTTCCGTTCCGCCTTTGGCATCGTGCCGATGTTGCCGCTGCTCTTGCGGGGCGGTGTCCGGCGGCTGCTCCACACCAGGCGCCTGGGCCTGCACCTGTTGCGCGGGGCGATCGGCACCGTGTCGCTGATCACCTTCTTCCTGGCCTATCGCTATCTCGAACTGGCCGACGCCATCGTCCTGTCCTTCGCCAGCCCGCTGTTCATGACCGCCCTGTCGGTGCCGATCCTGGGCGAGGCGGTGGGCTGGCGGCGCTGGACCGCGATCGGCGTCGGCTTCGCCGGGGTCATCGTCATGGTCCAGCCGGGCGGCGACCTGTTCACCTTGCTGGCCCTGCTGCCGATCTTCGGCGCCTTCACCTATGCCCTGGTGGGCGTAACCATCAAGATCCTCTCGCGCACCGAGGAATCGGTGACCATCGTGTTCTTCTTCAGCGTCTTTGCCGCGCTCATCTCGGGGGTGGCGCTGCCCTTCGTCTGGGTCACCCCGGCCGACCTCAGCGACTGGCTCGGCCAGATCTTCATCGGGCTGATCGGCGGCGTGGCGCAACTGGCGATGACCCAGGCTTTCCGCCTGGCGCCGGTCTCGGCGATCGCGCCGTTCGACTATAGTGCCGTCATCTGGGCCACCCTGATCGGCTATTGGGTGTGGGGCGATCTGCCCTCGACCTGGACCTGGGCCGGCGCTGTCCTGGTGGTGGGCAGCGGCCTCTACATCCTGCAGCGCGAGACCAGCCTGGCCCGCAAGGCCCGTGCCACGGCCTGA
- the phnD gene encoding phosphonate ABC transporter substrate-binding protein: MFKKTVAALAMMGAAFGFAAKADAAEALNFGIISTESSANLKTIWDPFLADMTKQTGFDVKAFFASDYAGVIEAMRFKQVDVAWYGNKSAMEAVDRANGEIFVQTVAIDGTAGYFGHLIVPSDSPLTSLDDLLKHGGKDLIFGNGDPNSTSGFLVPGYYVFALNNIDPKTYFKQVLNAGHEANALAVANHQVDIATNNSENLSRLKVTKPEALDKIKIIWTSPLIPSDPIVWRKDLSDANKEKLKSFFLGYGTERAGVTADQVAAEKKVLAGLQWSNFKPSNDDQLIPIRQLEMFKKKRKLEADTSLAPEEKAKAIAEIDAQLKALETKSKTN, encoded by the coding sequence ATGTTCAAGAAGACCGTCGCCGCGTTGGCCATGATGGGGGCAGCCTTCGGCTTTGCCGCCAAGGCCGATGCCGCCGAAGCCCTGAACTTCGGCATCATCTCGACCGAATCCTCGGCCAACCTCAAGACCATCTGGGACCCGTTCCTGGCCGACATGACCAAGCAGACCGGCTTTGACGTGAAGGCGTTCTTCGCCTCCGACTATGCCGGCGTGATCGAGGCGATGCGCTTCAAGCAGGTCGACGTTGCCTGGTACGGCAACAAGTCGGCCATGGAAGCCGTCGACCGCGCCAACGGCGAGATCTTCGTGCAGACCGTTGCGATCGACGGCACGGCCGGCTATTTCGGCCACCTGATCGTCCCCAGCGACAGCCCGCTGACCAGCCTGGACGACCTGCTCAAGCACGGCGGCAAGGACCTGATTTTCGGTAACGGCGACCCGAACTCCACCTCGGGCTTCCTGGTCCCCGGCTATTACGTCTTCGCGCTGAACAATATCGACCCGAAGACCTACTTCAAGCAGGTCCTCAATGCCGGTCACGAGGCCAACGCCCTGGCCGTCGCCAACCACCAGGTCGACATCGCCACCAACAACAGCGAGAACCTGTCGCGTCTCAAGGTGACCAAGCCGGAAGCCCTGGACAAGATCAAGATCATCTGGACCTCGCCGCTGATCCCCTCCGACCCGATCGTCTGGCGCAAGGATCTGTCCGACGCCAACAAGGAAAAGCTGAAGAGCTTCTTCCTGGGCTATGGCACCGAGCGCGCGGGCGTGACCGCCGATCAGGTCGCGGCCGAGAAGAAGGTCCTGGCCGGCCTGCAGTGGTCGAACTTCAAGCCCTCGAACGATGACCAGCTCATCCCGATCCGTCAGCTCGAGATGTTCAAGAAGAAGCGCAAGCTCGAGGCCGACACCTCGCTGGCGCCCGAAGAGAAGGCCAAGGCAATCGCCGAGATCGACGCCCAGCTCAAGGCGCTCGAAACCAAGTCCAAGACCAACTGA
- a CDS encoding S8 family serine peptidase, whose translation MIAASISTELGARFTSQWYLGAPNAFGQVNQWAVSLETVWTDYQGRGVSVGIIDEGFDLTHPDLIDRFNLPLSYDPRDLSTLISILPDNETSRHGTWVAGVLGAHRADGGGMVGVAPGADLAGLYMRFGADGATQLEVADLLRHAKALDVVNMSWGYAESFGDNFDLPWFSEMGEAIDDALATSRGGLGTVFVAAAGNDRQYAPASAALDGDNTNAHNLSNHRGIITVAASDASGAIAPFSTPGASVFITAPGTQIQTTNTGTLGAISRCRFCM comes from the coding sequence TTGATCGCAGCGAGCATTTCGACGGAACTGGGTGCGCGCTTCACTTCTCAATGGTATCTGGGCGCCCCCAATGCCTTCGGCCAGGTCAATCAATGGGCCGTCAGTCTTGAGACCGTGTGGACGGATTATCAGGGACGGGGCGTTTCGGTCGGCATCATCGACGAGGGCTTCGACCTTACCCATCCCGATCTGATCGACCGCTTCAACCTCCCGCTCAGCTACGATCCCCGAGACCTCTCGACCCTCATCTCCATCCTGCCCGACAACGAGACCAGCCGGCACGGCACGTGGGTGGCGGGTGTCCTGGGTGCCCATCGGGCTGACGGCGGCGGCATGGTCGGAGTGGCGCCCGGGGCCGATCTGGCCGGCCTGTACATGCGCTTTGGCGCCGACGGTGCCACGCAGTTGGAAGTCGCCGACCTGCTGCGCCATGCCAAGGCGCTCGACGTGGTCAACATGTCCTGGGGCTATGCCGAGAGCTTCGGGGACAATTTCGATTTGCCCTGGTTCAGCGAGATGGGCGAAGCCATCGACGATGCCCTGGCCACGAGCCGGGGTGGCTTGGGTACCGTCTTCGTCGCCGCGGCGGGCAACGACCGCCAGTATGCGCCGGCCAGCGCGGCCCTGGACGGCGACAACACCAATGCGCACAACCTCTCCAACCACCGCGGGATCATCACCGTCGCCGCGAGCGACGCCAGCGGCGCCATCGCACCGTTTTCGACGCCGGGCGCCAGCGTCTTCATCACCGCGCCGGGAACCCAGATCCAGACCACCAACACCGGCACCCTGGGGGCTATCTCTCGCTGCCGGTTCTGTATGTGA